A window of the Ciconia boyciana chromosome 33, ASM3463844v1, whole genome shotgun sequence genome harbors these coding sequences:
- the TGFB1 gene encoding transforming growth factor beta-1 proprotein translates to MELAVLLAVLGAARAFSTCRSLDLEAARRKRIEAVRGQILSKLRLPVPPAEPPARPLPEEVRALYNSTRELLRQRARLRPPDDPDEYYAKELHRFPMEPPGEGPLEHWRPTSHSTFFIFNASRVRAEIGHEALLHRAELRMLRQRAGAENLGVEQRLELYQGYGNASWRYLHGRSVRATAEEEWLWFDITDVIQQWLSSTEPLGRFKLSVHCPCEPGPGSADDMRISIEGFEQQRGDMQGIAKKHRRVPYVLAMLLPPERANDLHSSRRRRALDTDYCFGTDEKNCCVRPLYIDFRKDLQWKWIHEPKGYMANFCMGPCPYIWSADTQYTKVLALYNQHNPGAPAAPCCVPQTLDPLPIVYYVGRKARVEQLSDMVVRACKCS, encoded by the exons GTCAGATCCTGAGCAAGCTCCGGTTACCGGTACCTCCCGCcgagcccccggcccggccgctgcccgAGGAGGTCCGGGCTCTCTACAACAGCACCCGGGAGCTGCTGCGGCAGCGGGCGAGGCTGCGCCCGCCCGACGACCCCGATGAATATTACGCCAAGGAGCTGCATCGCTTCCCCATGGAGCCCCCCGGAGAGG GCCCGCTGGAGCACTGGCGCCCGACGAGCCACAGCACCTTCTTCATCTTCAACGCGTCGCGGGTGCGGGCGGAGATCGGGCACGAGGCGCTGCTGCACCGGGCCGAGCTGCGGATGCTGCGGCAGCGGGCGGGCGCCGAGAACCTGGGGGTCGAGCAGCGCCTCGAGCTCTACCAG GGCTACGGCAACGCCTCGTGGCGGTACCTGCACGGGCGCTCGGTGCGGGCGACGGCGGAGGAAGAGTGGCTCTGGTTCGACATCACCGACGTCATCCAACAGTGGCTCAGCAGCACCG AGCCCCTGGGCAGGTTCAAGCTGAGCGTCCACTGTCCCTGCGAGCCGGGGCCCGGCAGCGCCGATGACATGCGCATCTCCATCGAAG GCTTCGAGCAGCAGCGGGGGGACATGCAGGGCATCGCCAAGAAGCACCGGCGCGTGCCCTACGTCCTGGCCATGCTGCTGCCCCCCGAGCGCGCCAACGACCTCCAcagctcccgccgccgccgcgccctCGACACCGACTACTGCTTCGG GACGGACGAGAAGAACTGCTGCGTGCGGCCGCTGTACATCGACTTCCGCAAGGACCTGCAGTGGAAGTGGATCCACGAGCCCAAGGGCTACATGGCCAACTTCTGCATGGGGCCCTGTCCCTACATCTGGAGCGCCGACACCCAGTACACCAAG GTGCTGGCGCTGTACAACCAGCACAACCCGGGGGCCCCGGCGGCACCGTGCTGCGTCCCCCAGACCCTCGACCCCCTGCCCATCGTCTACTACGTGGGGCGCAAGGCCCGGGTGGAGCAGCTCTCCGACATGGTGGTCCGCGCCTGCAAGTGCAGCTGA
- the CCDC97 gene encoding coiled-coil domain-containing protein 97, giving the protein MAVEPEPMAGWDPKSEGDPGVTGQESDPTAAEGGPVSPEQDPPVEEDPKTLKRDPVSPKRDFAATLDPKVRKRDPKMSKQDPTSPKWVPKVSKRDPTSPPRDPASPTRDPAAEGDPLVPEGFPGGLGVERWHPKTGPLGRPRRPPARTRLRNRRYAALRQLIQGGEYFSEEEMRAREPLLYQHYIGQYRGAEPLPGDPSAAPHSLGTPPGPQSLAGLLLRSVEEAAVQQRLRRQRLQDGDSGDEEGDSSPDPWVPDAAERAMLREEFTSRMYQRFLDGEDGDFDYSQVDENPDLDNLDIVSQDAEERYFDEEEPSDAPQLE; this is encoded by the exons atggCAGTGGAGCCGGAGCCCATGGCGGGGTGGGACCCCAAAAGTGAGGGGGACCCCGGTGTCACCGGGCAGGAATCGGACCCCACAGCGGCCGAGGGGGGCCCCGTGTCCCCGGAACAGGACCCACCGGTGGAAGAGGACCCTAAAACGTTGAAGCGGGACCCCGTGTCCCCGAAGAGGGACTTTGCTGCGACGTTGGACCCCAAAGTGAGGAAGCGGGACCCCAAAATGTCCAAGCAGGACCCCACGTCCCCAAAGTGGGTCCCCAAAGTGTCGAAGAGGGACCCCACGTCCCCCCCGCGGGACCCAGCGTCCCCAACGCGGGACCCCGCAGCGGAGGGGGACCCCCTCGTCCCCGAGGGCTTCCCCGGGGGACTGGGGGTCGAGCGCTGGCACCCCAAAACCGGCCCCCTGGGGCGTCCTCGCCGGCCCCCCGCCCGCACCCGCCTCCGCAACCGCCGCTACGCCGCCCTGCGACAGCTCATCCAAg GCGGCGAGTACTTCAGCGAGGAAGAAATGCGAGCGCGGGAACCTCTGCTCTACCAGCACTACATCGGGCAATATCGGGGGGCCGAACCCCTCCCGGGGGACCCCTCGGCCGCCCCCCActccttggggaccccccccggcccccaatCCCTGGcggggctgctgctgcgctCGGTGGAGGAGGCAGCCGTGCAGCAACGCCTGCGCCGGCAGCGCCTGCAGGACGGCGACAGCGGAG atgaGGAGGGGGACTCCTCcccggacccctgggtgcccgaTGCGGCCGAGCGGGCGATGCTGCGGGAGGAATTCACCAGCCGCATGTACCAGCGCTTCCTGGACGGGGAGGACGGCGATTTCGACTACAG ccaggtGGATGAGAACCCCGACTTGGACAACCTGGACATCGTCTCGCAGGACGCCGAGGAGCGATATTTCGACGAGGAGGAGCCCAGCGATGCCCCCCAGCTCGAATAG
- the HNRNPUL1 gene encoding LOW QUALITY PROTEIN: heterogeneous nuclear ribonucleoprotein U-like protein 1 (The sequence of the model RefSeq protein was modified relative to this genomic sequence to represent the inferred CDS: deleted 2 bases in 1 codon), with the protein MAAILSRARRWRLDGRAAAALSGGAMDVRRLRVNELKEELGRRGLDTRGLKAELAERLQAALEAEEARRGPGAAGGDPAPDGHYGIDNNSHASDPQGYQPYEHGGLKPDAEPGYERRALDQEHPVLHQEMKLPETKPEDPPAPAYNVPPPNYSAPAPPYNIPPPPTYNAPPAGYGAPPTGYTAPAYSAPPAGYSAPAPGYSAPPAAYSTPSLQHPPPTYNTPRLQRSPATYSTPVPPYNAPPGGYSAPDPAQPRPPLQPRKRPYEEQRGRGYYEHREDKRGRSPQPPAEDEEEDFDDTLVAIDTYNCDLHFKVARDRYSGYPLTIEGFAYLWSGARATYGARQGRVCYEMKVNEEISVKHLPSTEPDPHVVRVGWSLDSCSTQLGEEPFSYGYGGTGKKSTNCKFENYGETFAENDVIACLVDFECGEEVEMSFMKNGKWLGVAYRVRKELLGGRALFPHVLVKNCAIEFNFGQREDTYFSVPPGFTFIQHLPVAERVRGTLGPKSKAECEILMMVGLPAAGKTTWAVKHAAANPSKKYNILGTNAIMDKMRVMGLRRQRNYAGRWDVLIQQATQCLNRLIQIAARKKRNYILDQTNVYGSAQRRKMRPFEGFQRKAIVICPTDQDLRDRTVKRTDEEGKDVPDHAVLEMKANFTLPEAGEFLDAVLYVELQREEAEALVRQYNEEGRNAGPPPEKRFDGGGGRPPSFRGRGGGGGGFQRFDGRGGTAAPAARGGGGGFQNRGGTGGGSFRGGNGGTGAGFNRGGYTPNRWGNNNRDAAAAASNNRGGYNRNAQPAGGYSPARGTTGYKTSGGGGGGTPSRRSPRVTAKGSRVATARVATTPGYGYGGYGGYGQSYPQPPAHRAELRAELRAVPAVCPAVEPVLPAPGSLAPLLQHLRLQRLRQLPGGGQRPVTPPPPSPTSFCVCVSPSPSKKELLFFFSLRLLKKKLFLTSKETQMVRHPPPPLGHNPHPLFGPCFPFCAPSPPLCTHFPYFSPRFQPFAPIFGASAPSLLGPFGPPLPLLPPPLQVGNGCFTRILLFFFPILGFFGGGVRLWFLLPPPRGGKEKKN; encoded by the exons aTGGCGGCCATTTTGAGCCGGGCCCGTCGGTGGCGCCTCGAtggccgggcggccgcggcgctgAGCGGCGGGGCCATGGACGTGCGGCGGCTGCGGGTCAACGAGCTGAAGGAGGAGCTGGGCCGCCGAGGCCTGGACACCCGCGGCCTCAAGGCTGAGCTGGCCGAGCGGCTGCAGGCGGCGCTGGAGGCGGAGGAGGCCCGGCGGGGGCCCGGTGCGGCCGGCGGGGACCCGGCCCCCGATGGACACT ATGGCATCGACAACAACAGCCACGCGAGCGATCCCCAGGGCTACCAGCCGTACGAGCACGGCGGCCTCAAACCAGACGCCGAGCCCGGCTACGAGAGGAGAGCGTTGGACCAAGAACACCCCGTCCTGCACCAAG AGATGAAGCTGCCGGAAACGAAGCCAGAAgacccccccgctcccgcctACAACGTACCCCCTCCCAACTACAgtgcccccgctcccccctaCAACATCCCTCCGCCCCCCACCTACAACGCACCCCCGGCCGGTTACGGCGCGCCGCCGACCGGCTACACCGCCCCGGCCTACAGCGCGCCGCCGGCCGGCTAcagcgccccggccccgggctaCAGCGCTCCCCCTGCCGCCTacagcacccccagcctacaACACCCCCCACCCACCTACAACACCCCCCGCCTACAGCGCTCCCCCGCCACCTACAGCACCCCGGTCCCCCCA TACAACGCTCCCCCGGGCGGCTACAGCGCGCCGGaccccgcgcagccccggccgccgctGCAGCCCCGCAAGCGGCCCTACGAggagcagcggggccggggtTATTACGAACATCGCGAGGACAAGAG GGGCCGCTCGCCGCAGCCGCCCGccgaggatgaggaggaggactTTGACGACACGTTGGTGGCTATCGACACTT ACAACTGCGACCTGCACTTCAAAGTCGCCCGGGACCGGTACAGCGGCTACCCCCTCACCATCGAGGGCTTCGCCTACCTCTGGTCGGGCGCCCGTGCCACCTACGGCGCGCGGCAGGGCCGCGTCTGCTACGAGATGAAG gttaACGAGGAGATCTCCGTCAAGCACCTGCCCTCCACTGAACCGGACCCCCACGTGGTGCGGGTGGGCTGGTCGCTGGATTCCTGCAGCACCCAGTTGG gCGAGGAACCCTTCTCCTACGGCTACGGCGGCACCGGCAAGAAGTCGACCAACTGCAAATTCGAAAACTACGGGGAAACCTTCGCCGAAAACGACGTCATCGCTTGCTTGGTG GACTTTGAGTgcggggaggaggtggagatgTCCTTCATGAAGAACGGCAAATGGCTGGGGGTGGCTTACCGGGTGCGGAAGGAGCTGCTGGGCGGTCGGGCCCTCTTCCCCCACGTCCTGGTGAAGAACTGCGCCATCGAGTTCAACTTTGGGCAGAGGGAAGACACCTATTTTTCCGTCCCACCCGGTTTCACCTTCATCCAACACCTCCCCGTTGCCGAACGCGTCCGCGGCACCCTCGGCCCCAAGAGCAAAGCCGAGTGCGAG ATCCTGATGATGGTGGGCTTGCCCGCCGCGGGGAAGACGACGTGGGCCGTCAAGCACGCGGCCGCCAACCCCTCCAAGAAGTACAACATCCTAGGAACCAACGCCATCATGGATAAAATGAGG GTGATGGGCCTCCGGCGCCAGCGCAACTACGCGGGACGCTGGGACGTCCTCATCCAGCAAGCGACTCAGTGCCTCAACCGCCTCATCCAGATCGCCGCCCGCAAGAAACGCAACTACATCCTCGACCAG ACCAACGTCTACGGCTCGGCCCAGCGCCGAAAAATGCGTCCCTTCGAGGGTTTCCAGCGCAAGGCCATCGTCATCTGTCCCACCGACCAGGACCTGAGGGACCGCACCGTCAAGCGGACCGACGAGGAGGGGAAAGACGTGCCGGATCACGCCGTGCTGGAGATGAAAG CTAATTTCACGCTGCCGGAGGCGGGCGAGTTCCTGGACGCGGTGTTGTACGTGGAACTGCAGCGGGAAGAGGCCGAAGCCTTGGTCCGGCAGTACAACGAGGAGGGCAGGAACGCCGGACCCCCCCCCGAAAAACGTTTCGACGGAGGCGGCGGTCGTCCCCCGTCGTTCCGCGGtcgcggcggaggcggcggcggttTCCAACGCTTCGACGGACGCGGGGGgaccgccgcccccgccgcccgcggcggcggcggcggcttcCAGAACCGCGGCGGCACCGGCGGCGGCAGCTTCCGCGGCGGCAACGGCGGCACCGGCGCAG GATTCAACCGCGGCGGTTACACCCCCAACCGCTGGGGCAACAACAACCGGGacgccgctgccgccgccagCAACAACCGGGGCGGTTACAACCGTAACGCCCAACCCGCCGGCGGCTACAGCCCGGCTCGCGGCACGACCGGCTACAAGACGAGCggtggcggcggtggcggcACCCCCAGCCGGCGCAGCCCCCGAGTTACGGCCAAGGGCAGCAG GGTGGCTACGGCCAGGGTGGCTACAACCCCCGGCTATGGCTACGGTGGCTACGGTGGCTACGGGCAGAGctacccccagccccccgcccacCGGGCAGAGCTACGGGCAGAGCTACGGGCAGTACCAGCAG tATGCCCAGCAGTGGAGCCAGTACTACCAGCACCAGGGTCCCTGGCCCCCCTACTACAGCACCTACGACTACAGCGGCTACGGCAGCTCCCAGGGGGGGGCCAGCGCCCAgtgaccccccccccgccctcccccacctctttctgtgtgtgtgtgtccccctccccatcaaAAAaagagttgcttttttttttttctctccgtctgttaaaaaaaaaattatttttaacctcAAAAGAGACTCAGATGGtcagacacccccccccccctttgggTCACAACCCCCACCCACTTTTTGGGCCATGTTTCCCTTTTTGcgccccttccccccctttGTGCAcccattttccttatttttcaccCCGTTTTCAACCATTTGCTCCCATTTTTGGGGCTTCTGCCCCCTCCTTATTGGGCCCTTTTgggcccccccttccccttttgccccctcccctccaggtGGGGAACGGCTGTTTTACAagaattttgctctttttttttcccattttgggtttttttggggggggggttcGCCTCTGGTTTTTACTACCCCCCCccaggggaggaaaagaaaaaaaaaattaa
- the AXL gene encoding LOW QUALITY PROTEIN: tyrosine-protein kinase receptor UFO (The sequence of the model RefSeq protein was modified relative to this genomic sequence to represent the inferred CDS: inserted 4 bases in 3 codons; deleted 2 bases in 1 codon), whose protein sequence is MSHGAGWRGTGRSGVPHSRFGSPGPAPPVPLHPSPLHPPPPVPLGRGRCVPAKTFLLLRHPRPSSSSSSSSSSSSPLTPARPGTAAGRLRSPPAGSRCRCRSRCRSRYRYRWGRWGPGPALLALLAAAALGSGLAPPALSFLENPSNVTSSLGKTVRLRCRVRGAGEPPEMGWRRDGHPLELADSDQAQVPLSEDVWVGTSQLSIPAVQPSDAGRYQCWARAGGEQLLSAEAHLELAGLPFFSEEPQDLEVGVDTPFNLSCGARGPPEPVRLLWLQDGAPLNSLLEPLARAPSTLVVPGLNRSSSFSCEAHNARGVTTSRTASVTVVPQSPRSLALRRGGPRWLEVAWEPGASGETPCASAPCRGSPMPRPRAVGEDEDLSSVSPGGFYNRVVPVPPFAHRIEGLRPFAAYRARVSCRSTRGPSPWTHWVPMATLEGVPGAPPENVTAERDGGRARVRWAVPRGDLNGVLRGYRLGYRRARAPEVVLDVGLAQSRRCRWRRGRTSRCAWPPHGGGAGPWSLPGPGCSPAVLPAPGLARGWWLAVLALAALAGLALALGVLAARRRQKETRFGEAFAPRGEPAVQYRVRSSYGRRTAEATLNSLGISEELKEKLRDVMVDRHRVALGKTLGEGEFGSVMEGQLNQDNCVLKVAVKTMKIAICTRXELEDFLSEAVCMKEFDHPTARRLIGVCLQSWGAEGLPAPVVILPFMKHGDLHSFLLYSRLGDSPVAPPQRRLVGVMADIAAGMAYLSRRNFVHRDLAAWNCMLDERLRVCVADFGLSKQMXGGQYYRQGRVAPVPVKWVALESLADRVYTTKSDVWSFGVTMWEIATRGQTPYPGVENSEVYDYLRQGHRLRAPPLCPPHLYELMRRCWAXGPRERPSFEELGRVLGRPCGAAPPPPDPSTY, encoded by the exons TCTGGGGTCCCCCACTCCCGGTTCGGCTCCCCCGGTCCCGCTCCCCCGGTCCCGCTCCATCCCTCCCCGCTCCATCCCCCGCCCCCCGTCCCCCTCGGGCGCGGTCGGTGCGTCCCGGCAAaaactttcctcctcctccgccaTCCccgtccttcctcctcctcctcctcctcctcctcctcctcctcccccttaACCCCTGCCCGTCCCGGCACCGCAGCCGGGCGGCTCCGTTCCCCTCCCGCTGggtcccggtgccggtgccgctcCCGGTGCCGCTCCCGGTACCGGTACCGGTGGGGGCGAtgggggcccggcccggcgctgcTGGCGCTGCTGGCGGCCGCCGCCCTGGGCTCGGGACTGGCCCCGCCCG ccctgtcgTTCCTGGAGAACCCCTCCAACGTCACCTCCTCGCTGGGCAAGACGGTGCGGCTGCGGTGCCGGGTGCGGGGGGCCGGCGAGCCCCCCGAGATGGGCTGGCGGCGGGACGGGCACCCGCTGGAGCTGGCCGACAGCGACCAGGCCCAGGTGCCGCTCAGCGAGGACGTCTGGGTGGGCACCAGCCAGCTCAG CATCCCGGCCGTGCAGCCCTCGGACGCCGGACGCTACCAGTGCTGGGCGCGTGCCGGCGGGGAGCAGCTCCTGTCCGCCGAGGCTCACCTGGAGCTGGCGG ggctgcccttCTTCTCGGAGGAGCCGCAGGACCTGGAGGTGGGGGTCGACACCCCCTTCAACCTCAGCTGCGGCGCTCGGGGTCCCCCCGAACCCGTACgcctgctctggctgcaggATGGGGCCCCCCTCAATTCCCTGCTGGAGCCCCTGGCCCGCGCCCCCTCCACGCTGGTGGTCCCGG GCCTGAACCgcagcagctccttctcctgcGAAGCCCACAACGCCCGCGGCGTCACCACCTCCCGCACCGCCAGCGTCACCG TGGTGCCCCAGAGCCCCCGGAGCCTggcgctgcggcggggggggccgcgcTGGCTGGAGGTGGCCTGGGAGCCGGGGGCCAGCGGGGAGACCCCCTGCGCCTCTGCACCGTGCAg GGGCTCCCCGATGCCGCGGCCCCGC GCGGTGGGGGAGGACGAGGACCTGAGCAGCGTCTCCCCGGGGGGCTTCTACAACCGGGTGGTGCCGGTGCCCCCCTTCGCCCACCGCATCGAGGGGCTCCGGCCCTTCGCCGCCTACCGGGCCCGGGTCTCCTGCCGCAGCACCCGCGGGCCCTCGCCCTGGACCCACTGGGTGCCCATGGCCACGCTGGAGGGCG tgCCGGGGGCCCCCCCCGAGAACGTGACGGCGGAGCGGGACGGCGGCCGGGCGCGGGTGCGGTGGGCGGTACCGCGGGGCGACCTCAACGGGGTCCTGCGGGGCTACCGGCTGGGCTACCGCCGCGCCCGCGCCCCCGAG GTGGTGCTGGATGTGGGGCTGGCGCAGAGCAGACGCTGCCGCTGGCGCCGGGGCAGAACCTCTCGGTGCGCGTGGCCCCCAcacgggggcggggccgggccctgGAGCCTCCCCGGTCCGGGCTGCTCGCCC GCAGTGCTCCCGGCGCCGGGGCTGGCCCGGGGCTGGTGGCTGGCGGTGCTGGCCCTGGCCGCGCTGGCGGGGCTGGCGCTGGCCCTGGGCGTCCTGGCGGCGCGGCGCCGGCAGAAGGAGACGCGGTTCGG GGAGGCCTTCGcgccccgcggggagccggcGGTGCAGTACCGCGTGCGCAGCTCCTACGGCCGCCGCACCGCCGAGGCCACGC TGAACAGCCTGGGCATCAGCgaggagctgaaggagaagCTGCGGGACGTCATGGTGGACCGGCACCGCGTGGCTCTGGGCAAGACCCTGGGTGAAG GGGAATTCGGCTCCGTCATGGAGGGGCAGCTCAACCAGGACAACTGCGTCCTCAAAGTGGCCGTCAAGACGATGAAGA TCGCCATCTGCACCCG GGAGCTGGAGGACTTCCTCAGCGAGGCCGTCTGCATGAAGGAGTTCGACCACCCCACCGCCAGGAGGCTGATCG GGGTGTGCCTGCAGAGTTGGGGTGCGGAGGGGCTCCCCGCGCCCGTCGTCATCCTGCCCTTCATGAAGCACGGGGACCTGCACAGCTTCCTGCTCTACTCCCGCCTGGGGGACAGCCCCGTG gcGCCGCCGCAGCGGAGGCTGGTGGGGGTCATGGCCGACATCGCGGCGGGGATGGCGTACCTCAGCCGCAGGAACTTCGTCCACCGCGACCTGGCCGCCTGGAACTGCAT GCTGGACGAGCGCCTGCGGGTGTGCGTGGCGGACTTTGGGCTCTCCAAGCAGA GGGGGGGCCAGTACTACCGGCAGGGCCGGGTGGCCCCCGTCCCCGTCAAGTGGGTGGCCCTGGAGAGCCTGGCCGACCGCGTCTACACCACCAAGAGCGACGTG TGGTCCTTCGGGGTGACGATGTGGGAGATCGCCACGCGCGGCCAGACCCCCTACCCCGGCGTGGAGAACAGCGAGGTCTACGACTACCTGCGGCAGGGGCACCGCCTGCGGGCCCCCCCGCTCTGCCCCCCCCACCT gtacGAGCTGATGCGCCGGTGCTGGG GCGGACCCCGGGAGCGGCCGAGTTTcgaggagctggggagggtcCTGGGGCGACCctgcggggctgcccccccaccccccgacCCCTCTAC GTACTAG